One stretch of Candidatus Poribacteria bacterium DNA includes these proteins:
- the aroF gene encoding 3-deoxy-7-phosphoheptulonate synthase — translation MVIVTKTDATQADVDAVVKRIENAGLKAQVSVGERHTVIGVIGDKTLLGDIPIESMSGVDRTMPITAPFKLASREFRDEPTVIGVNGTKIGGRQVPVIAGPCAVESTEQIVTIARQVRHAGASFIRGGAFKPRTGPYSFQGYGEEALKMLEAAKAETGLGIVTEVMTPHEVELVGEYTDMFQLGTRNMTNFYLLREVGRAQKPVILKRGMSATIEEWLLAAEYILAEGNPDVILCERGIRTFETHTRNTLDLNAVPVIHELSHLPIIVDPSHGTGIRSLVCDMTKASVAAGADGLLLEVHHDPDHSMTGDGAQSLFPDQFETLMQELKAIAVAVGREM, via the coding sequence ATGGTAATCGTTACCAAGACCGATGCGACACAAGCAGATGTCGATGCCGTTGTAAAACGGATCGAAAACGCCGGATTGAAGGCACAAGTCTCAGTCGGTGAAAGACACACTGTCATCGGTGTCATAGGAGATAAAACATTGCTTGGTGATATTCCGATAGAGTCAATGTCTGGTGTCGATCGAACGATGCCAATTACGGCACCGTTCAAATTGGCAAGCCGTGAGTTTCGGGATGAACCGACGGTTATTGGCGTCAACGGCACAAAAATCGGGGGACGTCAGGTCCCCGTCATTGCCGGTCCGTGTGCAGTAGAAAGCACGGAACAGATCGTAACCATTGCACGGCAGGTCCGACACGCCGGCGCGAGTTTCATCAGAGGGGGTGCCTTTAAACCCAGAACCGGACCGTATAGTTTCCAAGGCTACGGCGAAGAAGCTCTTAAAATGCTGGAGGCAGCGAAAGCCGAAACCGGGCTTGGCATCGTCACCGAGGTCATGACACCCCACGAAGTCGAACTCGTCGGTGAATATACAGATATGTTCCAACTCGGCACGCGGAACATGACGAACTTCTATCTGTTGCGTGAAGTCGGACGCGCACAGAAACCTGTCATCCTCAAGCGTGGGATGTCCGCGACAATTGAGGAATGGCTCCTTGCTGCTGAGTATATCCTCGCAGAAGGCAATCCCGATGTCATTCTTTGTGAACGCGGTATTCGAACCTTTGAAACGCACACCCGCAACACGCTTGATCTGAATGCTGTGCCTGTTATTCACGAACTGAGCCATCTGCCTATTATCGTTGACCCGAGCCACGGCACCGGTATCCGAAGTCTCGTGTGTGATATGACAAAGGCATCTGTGGCAGCAGGCGCTGATGGTTTGCTACTGGAAGTTCATCACGATCCAGATCATTCAATGACGGGGGATGGGGCGCAGTCGCTGTTCCCAGATCAGTTTGAGACCTTGATGCAGGAATTGAAAGCGATTGCTGTCGCCGTTGGTCGCGAAATGTAA
- a CDS encoding glycoside hydrolase family 32 protein, whose product MAEAWEKLRGKTYPDTEAAQLAVLETDETVQDYKKRREVWASDPYRPIYHISSLYGMGDANGFCEWQGRYHLFYQFGPPDADRVHWGHCYSEDLVHWQDLPPALYPDTELHCYSGQCLVEDERVIALYHGKMSGNSIATASDPLLLNWEKHPNNPVIPNIETNAYEQPYNVFDPCIWKEEDGYYSISGTSANGWIRERRRSASHLFYSKDLTHWEYLHPLLIDDVFCDLGEDGAVPNFLPIGNDKHILLLFSHKRSARYYIGEYDYGTHRFTPEYHGRINHGTFGGGMVSCPSATIDSRGRLIAILNCSDGRQGEEAASGLCMTLPWHLTLKADNALAIEPVEEVKGLRGTHTRLTDIGLSANEERVLDAVAGKAIEIDMTVEIGTAREFGLYVFRSPDGSERTKISIYNHRHGKTNDSLQIDTSTSSLRTDLVGKPPEIAPFRLSGDGKVRLRIFLDRSLIEVFADNGECLPEWAFPRKGIDKLFPLFSRQCAVARVYPQQAESNGLSLFAIGGDAKVVSMDVWQMRAIWPELKYREGE is encoded by the coding sequence ATGGCAGAGGCATGGGAAAAACTCCGAGGTAAAACCTATCCCGACACAGAGGCGGCGCAACTCGCTGTCCTTGAGACGGATGAGACGGTGCAGGACTACAAGAAACGTAGAGAGGTGTGGGCATCGGACCCGTACCGTCCCATCTATCATATCTCCTCTCTCTACGGCATGGGGGATGCGAACGGATTTTGCGAATGGCAAGGTAGGTATCACCTGTTTTACCAATTCGGTCCCCCGGATGCCGATCGTGTGCACTGGGGGCACTGTTATAGCGAGGATTTGGTGCACTGGCAGGATCTCCCACCTGCGTTGTATCCGGATACCGAACTCCACTGCTATAGTGGTCAGTGCCTCGTGGAAGATGAACGGGTTATCGCTCTCTACCACGGCAAAATGTCGGGGAATAGCATCGCCACTGCGAGTGATCCGCTCCTGCTCAACTGGGAAAAGCACCCGAACAACCCGGTCATTCCGAACATTGAAACCAACGCATACGAGCAACCCTACAACGTCTTTGATCCGTGTATCTGGAAAGAGGAAGACGGGTATTATTCGATCTCAGGAACATCGGCGAACGGTTGGATTCGTGAACGGCGCAGATCCGCGTCCCACCTTTTTTATTCAAAGGACTTGACGCACTGGGAATATCTCCATCCGTTGCTGATTGACGATGTTTTCTGCGACTTGGGTGAAGACGGTGCGGTGCCAAATTTCCTGCCTATCGGAAATGATAAGCACATTCTGCTCCTCTTCAGCCATAAGCGTTCGGCGCGCTACTACATCGGTGAATACGATTACGGAACACATAGGTTTACCCCTGAATACCACGGTAGAATCAACCACGGCACCTTCGGTGGTGGGATGGTCTCCTGTCCCTCTGCAACAATAGATTCCCGCGGTCGCCTCATCGCTATTTTAAATTGCTCGGACGGAAGGCAGGGTGAAGAGGCCGCATCAGGATTGTGTATGACGCTCCCGTGGCACCTGACGCTGAAAGCGGACAACGCGTTGGCGATAGAACCCGTAGAAGAGGTGAAAGGTCTACGGGGCACACACACTCGGCTCACCGATATTGGGCTATCGGCAAATGAAGAACGCGTCCTTGACGCTGTAGCCGGCAAAGCGATTGAGATAGACATGACCGTAGAGATCGGGACAGCACGGGAGTTCGGTTTGTATGTGTTCCGCTCCCCTGACGGGAGTGAACGGACAAAAATCTCTATCTACAACCACAGACACGGCAAGACCAACGATAGTTTACAGATCGACACCTCCACTTCCTCCCTGCGGACGGATCTTGTCGGTAAACCGCCTGAAATTGCACCCTTCCGTCTGAGCGGGGACGGTAAGGTGCGTCTTCGCATCTTCCTCGACCGAAGTCTTATCGAAGTCTTTGCTGACAATGGAGAGTGTCTGCCGGAATGGGCGTTTCCGAGAAAGGGTATCGACAAATTATTCCCACTGTTCTCACGGCAGTGTGCCGTTGCGCGCGTCTACCCACAGCAAGCAGAGAGCAACGGACTCTCGCTTTTCGCGATCGGTGGGGACGCGAAGGTGGTTTCGATGGATGTGTGGCAAATGCGTGCTATCTGGCCGGAGTTAAAGTATCGGGAAGGGGAGTAA
- a CDS encoding 2-isopropylmalate synthase, with translation MDDFQNNPQKVYIFDTTLRDAEQTPGAALGIAEKLEIAKHLAKLNVDIIEAGFPISSPGDFDAVERIANEVEGPEICALSRVVEKDITAAWQAIKDAPRARIHTFVGTSPIHMGRITRTTPEDTLRMATDAVAYAKSLCEGHPDANVEFSPMDAGRTELAFLYEVVEATIAAGATVVNIPETVGWTVPTEFGDLIKGIMENVPNVNDAIISVHCHNDLGLAVANSLIAVEQGARQVECTINGLGERAGNTSLEEVVMAIRTRRDYFKAYYTEINAKEIVPISRRVSRTMGIAVQPNKAIVGANAFAHSSGIHQDGIIKSRVTFEIIDPKEIGWKESQLVLSPRSGRNALRHRLNELGYEVDADQLDQVYERFLRVADKKKAVQDADLEAIMSDEIRSIPAVFELDYIQVVSGTRISPTTTVGVRTENGVVERASTGDGPVDAAFKAISQIVDIQLNLIDYQIRSVTEGEDAIGEVSLKVQDNGNIITGHGASTDIIEASARAYIHAVNKLIQIRSEG, from the coding sequence TTGGACGATTTTCAAAACAACCCGCAGAAAGTCTATATTTTCGATACAACACTTCGCGATGCTGAACAGACCCCCGGTGCTGCTCTCGGTATTGCGGAAAAACTGGAGATTGCCAAGCACCTCGCCAAATTAAATGTTGATATTATTGAAGCCGGATTCCCGATCTCGTCACCGGGAGATTTCGATGCCGTCGAACGGATAGCTAACGAAGTTGAAGGACCGGAGATCTGTGCCCTCTCTCGTGTTGTGGAGAAGGACATTACTGCCGCATGGCAAGCTATTAAGGACGCTCCACGTGCCCGTATCCACACTTTTGTGGGAACATCACCGATTCACATGGGACGTATCACACGGACGACCCCTGAAGATACACTTCGAATGGCAACCGACGCAGTCGCTTATGCAAAGAGTTTGTGTGAAGGACACCCAGACGCGAATGTTGAATTCTCACCGATGGACGCGGGACGCACGGAATTAGCGTTTCTTTATGAAGTCGTTGAAGCAACCATCGCAGCGGGGGCAACCGTCGTCAATATCCCAGAAACCGTCGGATGGACAGTGCCGACAGAATTCGGGGACTTGATTAAAGGCATCATGGAGAATGTCCCGAATGTTAACGATGCCATTATTAGTGTTCACTGTCATAACGACCTCGGTTTAGCAGTCGCGAACAGTCTCATAGCGGTTGAGCAAGGGGCGCGGCAGGTGGAGTGCACGATCAACGGACTCGGAGAACGTGCTGGTAATACCTCACTGGAAGAGGTTGTCATGGCAATCCGAACCCGACGGGATTACTTCAAAGCGTATTACACAGAGATTAACGCGAAGGAAATCGTCCCGATCAGTCGACGTGTGAGTCGGACGATGGGTATTGCCGTTCAACCCAACAAGGCGATCGTCGGTGCAAACGCATTCGCACACAGTTCGGGTATCCATCAGGACGGTATTATCAAATCGCGCGTGACCTTTGAAATCATTGATCCGAAAGAGATCGGCTGGAAAGAGAGTCAACTAGTTCTCAGCCCGCGTTCCGGACGCAATGCCCTCCGACACCGACTCAACGAGCTCGGCTACGAAGTGGACGCGGATCAGTTGGACCAAGTCTATGAAAGATTCCTGAGGGTCGCTGATAAGAAAAAGGCAGTCCAGGATGCCGACCTTGAGGCGATCATGAGCGATGAGATTCGCTCGATCCCGGCTGTTTTTGAGTTGGATTATATCCAAGTCGTCAGTGGAACGAGAATCTCACCGACAACGACGGTCGGTGTTCGGACGGAAAATGGTGTGGTCGAGAGAGCCTCAACTGGAGATGGACCGGTGGATGCGGCGTTTAAGGCGATTAGCCAAATTGTCGATATTCAACTAAACCTCATCGACTATCAGATCCGTTCCGTAACCGAAGGTGAAGACGCTATCGGTGAAGTTTCGCTAAAGGTACAGGA
- a CDS encoding AAA family ATPase, whose protein sequence is MPKQEHFTPITLGIMGGSASGKTTFASALAEQLTEYSPVVLNQDSYFRDWSEYSEAERERVITANHPDAVLWDALIADIKKLRDGDVIYTPTPGTRAAQRSAEKTSVQPSEVVIVEGHLIFWSEDLRDLMDIKLFLDVDAHERVLRRMLRDVAQRGGDLEWAINWYRRDVLPNFPVYTEPCKQYADLIIPFQDENPVALRTLVAGIRARIKENGSA, encoded by the coding sequence ATGCCGAAACAAGAACATTTTACACCGATTACCCTTGGGATTATGGGCGGGTCTGCTTCTGGAAAGACAACGTTCGCGAGTGCCTTAGCGGAACAACTCACGGAATACTCGCCTGTCGTGCTAAATCAGGACTCCTATTTTCGCGACTGGTCGGAATACTCCGAGGCAGAACGGGAACGCGTCATTACTGCGAATCACCCGGATGCCGTTCTATGGGATGCTCTCATCGCAGACATCAAGAAACTCCGCGATGGCGATGTGATCTACACACCCACCCCGGGCACGCGTGCCGCGCAACGCAGTGCAGAAAAAACGAGCGTGCAACCGAGCGAAGTCGTCATTGTGGAAGGACACCTCATCTTCTGGAGTGAAGATTTACGAGACTTGATGGATATCAAACTGTTCCTTGATGTAGATGCGCATGAACGGGTCCTGCGACGAATGCTCCGTGATGTCGCACAACGCGGCGGTGATTTGGAGTGGGCTATCAACTGGTATCGGCGCGATGTCCTTCCTAATTTTCCAGTCTATACCGAACCCTGCAAGCAATACGCTGATCTGATTATCCCCTTTCAAGATGAAAACCCGGTTGCCTTGCGCACGCTTGTTGCCGGAATTCGCGCTCGAATCAAAGAAAATGGATCGGCTTAG
- a CDS encoding Hsp20/alpha crystallin family protein, translated as MTYLTLRRPMRNPFSFHNEVGRIFGDFFASHEGRTDTEETSWIPTVDISETENGYEIRAELPGVSEDDVNVSVTDNVLTLKGEKRQEAETEGKNYRRVERRYGSFQRRFTLPSEVKTDDIKAEFGDGVLTLSIPKPEAVKPTEIPITTAS; from the coding sequence ATGACTTACTTGACCTTACGCAGACCGATGAGAAATCCGTTCAGTTTCCACAACGAGGTGGGACGGATTTTTGGAGACTTCTTCGCTTCTCATGAAGGGCGGACAGATACAGAGGAAACCTCTTGGATACCCACGGTGGACATCTCTGAAACGGAAAACGGATATGAAATTCGAGCCGAACTTCCCGGTGTCTCCGAAGATGATGTCAATGTCTCCGTAACCGACAACGTCCTCACCCTTAAAGGCGAGAAACGGCAGGAAGCGGAAACGGAAGGCAAAAATTACCGCCGTGTAGAAAGACGATACGGCAGTTTCCAGCGGAGATTCACACTCCCATCGGAAGTAAAGACGGACGACATCAAAGCCGAATTTGGCGACGGTGTGTTGACGCTCTCCATCCCGAAGCCGGAAGCCGTGAAACCGACCGAGATTCCTATCACAACTGCATCCTAA
- a CDS encoding aquaporin: MNTKNLIAEFVGTFALIFIGAGAVAIGAGGLIGAAFAHGFVVIAFIYAYGHISGTHINPAVTLGFLIAGEIEFVVAIGYWIGQFLGGILGAVLLNVVLPDPGDLGVTILTTEANGGAFTVTATQGLIVEIVLTFFLVNTIFNTAVSGKAGNFAGLTIGLGLMFCIVMGGPLTRASLNPARTLGPAVVSGNYADIWLYFVGPFIGAILAALLYIGVLKDST, encoded by the coding sequence ATGAATACGAAAAACTTAATTGCCGAGTTTGTTGGAACCTTCGCACTGATCTTCATCGGTGCAGGCGCAGTAGCGATAGGTGCAGGTGGCTTAATCGGGGCAGCATTCGCCCACGGCTTCGTTGTTATAGCGTTTATTTACGCGTATGGGCATATCTCCGGTACACATATCAATCCAGCTGTGACGCTGGGCTTCTTGATAGCAGGTGAAATAGAATTTGTCGTAGCTATCGGCTATTGGATTGGGCAGTTTCTTGGCGGAATTTTGGGGGCAGTGCTGCTTAACGTCGTGCTACCTGATCCTGGCGATCTGGGCGTGACGATTCTAACCACAGAGGCGAATGGTGGGGCCTTCACGGTTACTGCAACACAAGGGCTTATCGTCGAAATCGTACTCACCTTCTTCCTCGTCAATACCATTTTCAATACCGCCGTGAGCGGAAAAGCGGGGAACTTCGCAGGACTCACTATCGGGTTAGGTCTGATGTTTTGCATCGTCATGGGGGGACCCTTGACACGAGCTTCGCTCAATCCGGCGCGGACGCTGGGACCTGCTGTTGTCAGTGGTAACTACGCAGACATCTGGCTCTATTTCGTAGGACCGTTTATCGGGGCAATCCTCGCCGCACTTCTCTATATCGGCGTCTTGAAGGATAGCACTTAA
- a CDS encoding glycoside hydrolase family 32 protein, with the protein MATNEDYTSRVPHYTFPDTLEEQEAALETNPLMQRLNAYRKTYEGDPHRPIYHYINPEAMLNDPNGLCFWQGRWHLFYQAYPPEDTRQHWGHAISDDLIHWRDLPYAIYPNPERCCFSGATVVEKDRVIAMYHGTVVGNMVAVSSDPLLLNWEKVAGKAVIPSQHADGTTPVYRVFDPCIWKKDGMYYSLSGGTLPHGPGGKRVRANFLLRSADLANWVYLHPFLEDDMYTLVGDDGACPYFWPIGDRHMLLFFSHMSGGQYLLGDYDTERDKFIVTAGAKNNFGAASPAGVHAPSATPDGNGGLIVIYNMNPAKPTKGWNQIMTLPRRLTLLSRDEVGVEPAGDIESLRYAHQHVDAMTLPANEEVVLEGINGNAMELELKIDVKSAPMVELNVLRSPQKEEFTRIAFYRERGMRNPDIPDRVRDSLLTIDSSYSSLASDVLSRAPETGAVSIAQDETLKLRVFVDKSVVEVFANGKQCVAMRVYPDKEESVGVSLRSQGQSCELKSLDAWQMQNIYE; encoded by the coding sequence ATGGCAACCAACGAAGACTACACTTCGCGTGTGCCGCATTATACGTTCCCAGATACATTAGAGGAGCAGGAAGCAGCATTGGAGACGAATCCACTGATGCAACGGCTCAACGCTTATCGGAAAACGTATGAAGGCGATCCGCACCGTCCGATTTATCACTATATCAATCCTGAAGCGATGCTCAATGACCCGAACGGTCTCTGTTTCTGGCAGGGACGCTGGCATCTCTTCTATCAGGCATATCCGCCTGAAGATACACGACAGCACTGGGGACACGCAATCAGTGATGACCTTATCCACTGGCGCGACTTACCCTATGCGATATATCCGAATCCGGAAAGATGCTGCTTCTCCGGCGCGACGGTTGTGGAGAAAGATCGTGTCATTGCGATGTATCACGGAACGGTTGTCGGTAATATGGTAGCAGTGTCAAGTGACCCGTTGCTGCTCAATTGGGAAAAAGTCGCTGGCAAAGCGGTTATCCCATCGCAACACGCCGACGGCACAACACCGGTCTATCGCGTTTTCGACCCATGCATCTGGAAAAAAGACGGAATGTATTACTCGCTGTCGGGTGGCACACTCCCACACGGACCGGGCGGTAAACGGGTGCGTGCGAATTTCCTGCTCCGTTCAGCAGACCTCGCAAATTGGGTCTACCTACATCCCTTCCTTGAAGATGATATGTACACCTTAGTCGGCGATGACGGCGCGTGTCCCTACTTTTGGCCCATCGGCGACCGGCACATGCTCCTTTTCTTTAGTCACATGAGTGGCGGTCAGTATCTGCTCGGTGATTATGACACCGAACGCGACAAGTTCATCGTGACAGCAGGTGCGAAAAACAATTTCGGAGCGGCATCACCTGCGGGTGTTCATGCCCCGTCTGCCACACCTGATGGTAATGGGGGGCTTATCGTTATCTATAACATGAATCCGGCGAAACCTACCAAGGGGTGGAATCAGATTATGACGTTGCCGCGTCGTTTGACGCTCCTCTCCAGAGATGAAGTCGGAGTTGAACCTGCTGGCGACATCGAATCGTTGCGGTATGCGCACCAGCATGTCGATGCGATGACACTCCCCGCAAACGAAGAGGTCGTGCTGGAAGGCATAAACGGCAATGCCATGGAACTTGAGTTGAAAATTGATGTAAAATCAGCACCGATGGTTGAACTCAACGTTCTCCGGTCACCGCAGAAGGAAGAGTTCACCCGCATCGCCTTTTACAGAGAGCGCGGTATGCGTAACCCGGATATACCCGATCGCGTTCGCGATAGTTTACTCACGATCGACTCATCGTATTCATCGCTCGCATCGGATGTTCTCTCACGCGCGCCCGAAACCGGAGCTGTCTCCATTGCACAAGACGAGACGCTGAAATTACGGGTGTTCGTTGACAAGAGTGTTGTAGAAGTCTTCGCGAATGGGAAGCAGTGTGTAGCGATGCGCGTTTATCCCGACAAGGAAGAGAGTGTCGGTGTATCACTGCGATCACAAGGGCAATCCTGTGAACTTAAATCGTTGGACGCTTGGCAGATGCAGAATATATATGAATAA